DNA from Ziziphus jujuba cultivar Dongzao chromosome 2, ASM3175591v1:
ATGTCACATCTAAAAAGATTGCCCTTGGCAATCCTGCTTTTTATGATTGTGTCATGATCTTTGCCATTTTGGTACTAGGAATCAATCACTATAAGAAGGAGAATAATGAAAACTTAGTtcataatataaaagaaaaacaacatcaATGGATAGGTATTATTCAACTGGGAACAAGTTAATCATTGGACCCAGCAGTTCTAAGATTTGGTTACACTGCTAACTTTTTGAAGAATGATgtcttcataaaaaatttaatatgcttATTAATTGATTTCATTTTTGATATGCACATCttcttgtttattatatttgtgGGGTCAATGTAAATGTTAAAGTATTAAACTAAATGATAATCTAGGAGTATATATTGTCCTTTAGTTTTGTGAAAGGTTTGATCTAGAATCAGGTGAATAGAGGGATACTCCTCTTCAAATTGGAAATTCTTATGAGTGAAAGAATGTTTTTAATGAATAAGATTGGGGGCTTATGGAAAAGACTTAAGGCCCTTTTGATGTTTGATACATTTCTgcttcaaaaacaaaacaatgctTCTTCTTTTCATCTTTCTTTAAGTCTGTTTTGCCACAAATCAATAGCGTAGCAATAGCAGGTAGGTATTTCTTGGTTCTCATCTCTCGATGGTTGAATTTCCTGCTTCGCCTTTTTCCTGTTTCTCTCTTGGCCGCCTTGTTCATGTGCTTCTGCTATTTTATCATGCATATACATGTAAAAGTATCCGTCTTGGCAAGAGAATGCTGCATTTATGATGATTTCAGGTGAAATTGTCTCATATATTGTGACAGTAGTATGCCTTTGATGAGTTGCTTTTTGGACATGTCCTACTTTGGGATCTCTGGATACCATAGCCATAGCGACAGATATTTGTAATCTTTGTCATCCATTCAATAGTTGAATCAAGTTTTTTTTCTGTTTCCTAATTACTTTTGCTTACATGTTTCTCCTAACAAGTTACCAATTAGAAGACTTTTGCATGGAGAAAAGATTCGATGAAGTTATTAGATAGTTATACTTTTTGGATAAGCAGCCAATGTTTTTCATCAAAATTAATAAGCTTCATCTTACtgaagtttattaatttttgtttttctttgattaGCTTAGTATTGCAGATGGTGTTTTCTTTATGACAGTCCTTATGGATATCTTCTCTTGCCTTTGATACAGGTTCTTGTTTCCTATATATGCTTGTCCCTTAAATATCCTTTTAGTAGAAAGGTTCCTGACTCTACATTGTTCAGAATTCCATAGTTAAATAACCTCACGAAAGAAGGCTTATCCTCAATCATGTTGTCAAGATCGTGCATAAGTTTATTGGAATTGGCATCCGGGGACATGCTGAATTTCCCTCAAACTCCTAGAAATCTTCCAAGGGTGATGACTGTTGAGGGAATCATTTCTGATATAGATGGCAATGGAAGTAATGATGGAGATTTAGATGTTCCCACCCCTTGCAGAGAGAAGAAAATTTTAGTGGCGAACTTTCTCCCTCTACATGCACAGAAGGATTCAAATTCAGGGAAATGGTGCTTCAGTTTTGATGAGGATTCACTTCTTCTGCAACTTAAGGATGGTTTCCCCTCTGATACCGAGGTTATTTATGTGGGATCTCTGAAGGTTGATGTAGATGTGAGCGAACAAGAAGAAGTTTCTCAGAAACTGTTGGAGGAGTTTAATTGTGTGCCAACATTCCTTCCTCCTGATCTTCAGAAGAAGTTTTATCATGGTTTTTGTAAGCAATATTTGTGGCCTCTTTTTCATTACATGCTGCCCATGTGCCGAGAACATGGCAACCATTTTGATCGGTTACTTTGGCAGGCCTATGTTTctgctaataaaatatttgcagATAAGGTCATGGAGGTGATCAGTCCAGAAGATGATTGTGTATGGATTCATGACTATCACCTTATGATTCTCCCTACTTTTCTGAGAAAGCGTTTTACTCGGGTTAAGCTTGGATTTTTCCTCCATAGCCCATTCCCTTCATCAGAAATATACAGGACTCTGCCTATCAGAGATGAAATTCTGAGAGCACTGCTAAATGCAGATTTGATTGGTTTTCATACATTTGATTATGCTCGCCACTTTCTGTCTTGTTGCAGTAGGATGCTTGGCCTTGACTATGAATCTAAGAGGGGCTACATTGGACTTGAGTATTTTGGACGAACGGTGAACATTAAAATTTTGCCTGTTGGGATCCACATGGGTCGAATTCAATCTGCACTAAATCATCCATCCTGTTCCGAGAAAGCTAAAGAGATTCAAGAACAGTTCATGGGGAAAAAACTGATTCTAGGTGTCGATGACATGGACATTTTTAAAGGCATCAGTCTGAAGTTATTGGCCTTTGAACAACTTCTGCTGCAGCACTCTGAGTTGCAGGGCAAAGTAGTCCTGGTTCAAATTATAAATCCTGCAAGAAGCACTGGGAAAGATGTTcaagaaacaaaaagagaaacataTTCGACTACTAAAAGGATAAACGAGATTTTTGGTTTTCCAGGCTATGAACCGGTTATTTTAGTTGACCGTAATGTTCCTCTACATGAGAAGACTGCCTATTATTCTCTGGCAGATTGCTTCATTGTGAATGCGGTCAGGGATGGTATGAACCTGATGCCATACAAGTATATTATTTGTAGGCAGGGGAGTCAGAAAATAGATGAAGCTTTGGGAATCCCTTCTGGTTCCCCTCGTACGAGTACTCTTGTTGTTTCTGAGTTCATAGGTTGTTCGCCTTCTTTAAGTGGAGCAATCAGGGTGAATCCATGGAATATTGATGCTGTAGCTGATGCACTCAATGTGGCCATCACAATGCCTGATTTAGAGAAGCAATTGAGGCATGAGAAGCACTATAGATATGTTAGTTCACATGATGTACCCTATTGGGCCCGCAGTTTCATACAAGATTTGGAACGGGCATGCCAAGATCATTACAGTAAACGGTGTTGGGGAATCGGTTTTGGTCTGAGTTTCAGAATTTTGTCACTGTCTCCGAGTTTTAGAAAG
Protein-coding regions in this window:
- the LOC107418465 gene encoding probable alpha,alpha-trehalose-phosphate synthase [UDP-forming] 9 — protein: MLSRSCISLLELASGDMLNFPQTPRNLPRVMTVEGIISDIDGNGSNDGDLDVPTPCREKKILVANFLPLHAQKDSNSGKWCFSFDEDSLLLQLKDGFPSDTEVIYVGSLKVDVDVSEQEEVSQKLLEEFNCVPTFLPPDLQKKFYHGFCKQYLWPLFHYMLPMCREHGNHFDRLLWQAYVSANKIFADKVMEVISPEDDCVWIHDYHLMILPTFLRKRFTRVKLGFFLHSPFPSSEIYRTLPIRDEILRALLNADLIGFHTFDYARHFLSCCSRMLGLDYESKRGYIGLEYFGRTVNIKILPVGIHMGRIQSALNHPSCSEKAKEIQEQFMGKKLILGVDDMDIFKGISLKLLAFEQLLLQHSELQGKVVLVQIINPARSTGKDVQETKRETYSTTKRINEIFGFPGYEPVILVDRNVPLHEKTAYYSLADCFIVNAVRDGMNLMPYKYIICRQGSQKIDEALGIPSGSPRTSTLVVSEFIGCSPSLSGAIRVNPWNIDAVADALNVAITMPDLEKQLRHEKHYRYVSSHDVPYWARSFIQDLERACQDHYSKRCWGIGFGLSFRILSLSPSFRKLSIDHIISAYKRTNRRAIFLDYDGTVVPQSSIVKTPSPEVISVLNSLCNDPKNTVFIVSGRGQNSLSDWFSQCENLGIAAEHGYFIRWNKKSSWEMSPLTADFEWKRIAEPVMKLYTEATDGSNIETKESALVWHHQDADPDFGSCQAMELLDHLENVLANEPVVVKRGQHIVEVKPQGVTKGLVAEKVLSIMITNGKPVDFVMCIGDDRSDEDMFESIASNSSLHSVPEIFACTVGQKPSKARYYLDDTADVQMLLQGLAAVSSLKSRYNEETQVCFENVV